A genomic stretch from Erigeron canadensis isolate Cc75 chromosome 9, C_canadensis_v1, whole genome shotgun sequence includes:
- the LOC122583804 gene encoding ACT domain-containing protein ACR10-like encodes MLFEEDVVIIKEAEKDDEETVITINCPDKTGLGCDLCRTILFFRLTIIRGDVSTDGKWCYIVFWVIGRPGTIWSLLKKRLLEACPSVSSANNTLIFYRPESQPPKAADVFLLEFCCHDRQGLLHDVTHLLCELELVIQRVKVSTTPDGTVMDLFFVTDTRELLHTDKRKDDTQDYLKAVLGDAMISCEIKKVGPEITACSQGPPSFIPPEITEETFNLESTHSNGVSVMIDNSLSPAHSLVQIVCRDHKGMLYDIMRTLKDYNIQISYGRFMRKEKRVCELDFFIVQADGKKIVDPSKQKALLSRIRMELYRPLRVVLVNRGPDTELVVANPVELCGKGRPLVFYDITLSLKLLNMDIFSAEISRHLIGGREWEVYRVLLNDVEFSLPEGKIEEAVHKMLMGWDRSQ; translated from the exons ATGTTATTCGAAGAAGACGTTGTCATAATAAAAGAAGCCGAAAAAGATGACGAAGAAACAGTTATAACTATAAACTGTCCTGATAAAACAGGCCTTGGTTGTGATCTTTGTCGCACCATTCTCTTTTTTCGCTTAACCATTATTCGTGGCG ATGTATCTACAGATGGAAAATGGTGTTACATAGTGTTTTGGGTAATCGGGCGGCCGGGTACAATATGGAGCTTATTGAAGAAGAGACTATTAGAGGCTTGTCCTTCTGTTTCTTCAGCTAATAATACCCTCATATTTTACCGACCCGAATCACAACCACCCAAGGCTGCAGATGTGTTTCTCCTTGAGTTCTGTTGTCATGACCGACAAGGACTATTACACG ATGTTACACATCTGCTTTGTGAGCTTGAGCTTGTTATTCAAAGAGTGAAAGTATCGACTACCCCTGATGGGACGGTCATGGACTTGTTCTTCGTTACCGATACCAG GGAACTATTACACACGGACAAAAGAAAGGACGATACACAGGATTATTTAAAAGCCGTTTTGGGGGATGCTATGATAAGTTgtgaaataaaaaaagttgGACCTGAAATTACCGCCTGTTCTCAAGGCCCGCCATCATTTATTCCTCCGGAAATTACAGAGGAAACGTTTAATCTAGAGTCCACCCATTCTAACGGTGTGTCAGTCATGATCGATAACTCCCTCAGTCCTGCTCATTCACTTGTTCAGATTGTTTGCCGTGATCACAAAGGAATGCTCTACGATATAATGAGAACTTTAAAGGATTACAATATTCAG ATTTCTTACGGGCGATTTATGAGAAAAGAGAAACGCGTTTGTGAGCTTGACTTTTTTATTGTGCAAGCCGATGGAAAGAAAATTGTAGACCCTAGCAAACAGAAGGCACTCCTTTCTCGCATTCGTATGGAGTTATATCGTCCTCTCAGAGTAGTTTTGGTGAACCGGGGTCCTGATACAGAGTTGGTTGTTGCCAATCCTGTGGAGTTATGTGGGAAGGGACGCCCCCTTGTGTTTTATGATATCACCCTTTCCCTCAAGTTGCTCAATATGGACATCTTCTCG GCTGAAATTAGCCGGCATTTGATTGGAGGCCGGGAATGGGAAGTTTACAGGGTTTTACTGAATGATGTAGAATTCTCTCTGCCAGAAGGTAAGATTGAAGAAGCAGTTCACAAAATGTTGATGGGTTGGGACAGATCACAGTAG
- the LOC122583660 gene encoding protein NUCLEAR FUSION DEFECTIVE 4-like, with protein MVDGQSSDVGKKTIGSIGRHVITGPWFMVFACLLIMSVAGASFMFGSYSGDVKTALGYDQTTLNLLSTFKDLGGNIGVISGLINEINPPWVVLLIGAIMNFTGYFMMWLAVTGKIKKPRVWQMCLYICIGANSQTFANTGALVTCVKNFPESRGVVLGILKGFVGLSGAIITQLYHAIYGHDSRSLILFIGWLPAVVSIVFLRIVRIMKVVRQVNEVKMFYKFLFISLGLAGFLMVIIIIQNSFKFSKFGYDGSASVVVILLFAPLLVVFKEELKLWKAKQEMGNNVMISPVKIVTEGPNTVHTEPPPLPPSEKAFSCWKTVFRPPKTGEDFTILQAIFSLDMLLLFTTTTFGLGGSLTAIDNLGQIGRSLGYPKTSITTFVSLVSIWNYLGRVGSGFLSEILLTKYKFPRPLMLTVVLFISCVSHLLIAFGVPNSLYISSIIMGFCFGAQWTLLFTMVSELFGLKYYSTLYNVGAGASPVGSYILNVVVAGRLYDKEATRQLKAQGITRKEGEDLTCRGVECYKMSFLIITGTTIFASLISLILVMRTKSFYHGDIYKKFRGEVEVAPNDKEMLRPYSIAAPPLMTPPERKMGEENSTIT; from the coding sequence ATGGTTGATGGTCAATCTAGTGATGTTGGTAAGAAAACTATTGGAAGCATAGGCCGCCATGTCATCACCGGGCCGTGGTTCATGGTTTTTGCCTGCCTCCTTATCATGTCAGTCGCCGGAGCGTCCTTCATGTTTGGTTCATACTCGGGGGACGTAAAAACCGCCCTCGGATATGACCAAACAACCCTTAACCTTCTTAGTACATTCAAAGACTTAGGTGGCAATATTGGGGTCATTTCAGgtttaataaatgaaattaacCCACCATGGGTAGTCCTTCTTATAGGTGCCATTATGAACTTCACGGGTTACTTCATGATGTGGCTCGCGGTTACTGGAAAGATTAAAAAACCACGCGTGTGGCAAATGTgtctgtatatatgtataggtgcAAATTCACAAACTTTTGCTAACACGGGTGCACTTGTTACTTGTGTCAAAAACTTTCCTGAAAGTAGAGGGGTTGTTTTAGGGATTTTAAAGGGTTTTGTGGGTTTAAGTGGCGCGATTATTACACAATTGTATCATGCGATTTATGGACATGATTCGAGGTCGTTGATCTTGTTTATAGGGTGGCTTCCTGCTGTGGTGTCTATTGTTTTCCTAAGGATTGTTCGGATTATGAAAGTGGTTCGACAAGTGAATGAGGTTAAGATGTTTTATAAGTTTCTTTTTATCTCACTTGGGTTAGCAGGGTTTCTTATGGTTATAATTATAATCCAAAATAGTTTCAAGTTTTCCAAATTTGGGTATGATGGAAGTGCATCTGTTGTTGTAATATTACTTTTTGCACCACTTTTGGTGGTGTTTAAAGAAGAGTTAAAGTTATGGAAAGCTAAGCAAGAAATGGGAAATAATGTCATGATTTCCCCTGTGAAAATAGTAACCGAGGGTCCAAATACGGTCCACACTGAACCACCGCCGTTACCACCATCAGAAAAGGCGTTTTCATGTTGGAAGACCGTGTTTAGGCCACCTAAGACAGGGGAGGACTTCACCATACTGCAAGCAATTTTCAGCCTTGACATGTTGCTTcttttcaccaccaccacatttGGTTTAGGTGGAAGCTTAACTGCAATCGACAACCTTGGACAAATCGGGCGATCTCTTGGATACCCGAAAACTAGTATCACCACTTTTGTGTCGTTGGTGAGTATCTGGAACTATTTGGGCCGGGTTGGGTCGGGCTTTCTTTCGGAAATCTTACTAACCAAGTACAAGTTTCCTAGACCTTTGATGCTCACTGTTGTCCTTTTTATCTCATGTGTTAGCCATCTTCTAATAGCCTTTGGTGTGCCTAATTCCCTATACATTTCTTCAATTATAATGGGTTTTTGCTTTGGAGCACAATGGACATTACTTTTTACAATGGTATCTGAATTATTCGGGTTAAAATACTATTCCACTCTGTACAATGTGGGAGCAGGAGCAAGCCCGGTCGGGTCATACATCCTCAATGTGGTGGTAGCTGGCCGCCTATATGATAAAGAAGCGACACGGCAACTAAAGGCGCAAGGAATAACCCGAAAAGAAGGGGAGGATTTGACTTGTAGAGGCGTCGAGTGTTATAAAATGTCATTTCTTATAATCACAGGTACAACAATTTTTGCATCTTTAATTTCACTTATTTTGGTAATGCGAACAAAAAGCTTTTACCACGGTGATATCTACAAGAAGTTCCGAGGGGAAGTGGAGGTGGCGCCTAATGATAAAGAAATGTTGAGGCCGTATTCAATTGCCGCTCCACCATTGATGACGCCACCAGAAAGGAAAATGGGGGAAGAAAACAGTACCATAACTTAA
- the LOC122582559 gene encoding alpha carbonic anhydrase 7-like, translating into MMNNLNFLALEFLLLMIIFSHPSSTQAQEVENQSEFDYVGGSHMGPENWGDIKKEWSLCSNGTMQSPIDMSSQRVEMMLNSKKLNRSYMASNATIKNRGHDIMLKWEGNAGSISVYDTEYILKQAHWHSPSEHTINGRRYDMELHMVHLSNDNKIAVIAVLYSLGEPDHFLSKLTVNISSMIDEKGGRGYSGIINPGEIQISSRRYYRYFGSLTVPPCTEEVLWTISRKIRTVSKDQVKLLRKAVHDYAENNARPIQPLNQRHVRFYGPISR; encoded by the exons atgatgaataatttaaactttttggcACTTGAATTTCTCTTGCTTATGATTATTTTCTCTCATCCATCATCAACCCAAGCTCAAGAAGTTG AAAATCAAAGCGAATTTGATTATGTGGGAGGCAGCCATATGGGACCGGAGAATTGGGGCGACATAAAGAAAGAATGGTCATTATGCAGCAACGGGACGATGCAGTCTCCTATCGATATGTCGAGTCAGAGGGTAGAGATGATGCTCAACTCTAAGAAGCTTAACAGAAGCTATATGGCTTCTAATGCTACCATCAAAAATAGAGGACATGACATTATG cttaaatGGGAAGGAAATGCGGGATCAATTAGCGTCTATGACACCGAGTATATTTTGAAACAAGCGCATTGGCACTCGCCTTCAGAGCATACCATCAACGGCCGAAG ATATGACATGGAACTGCATATGGTCCATCTTAGCAACGACAACAAAATAGCTGTCATCGCTGTTCTTTACAGTCTTGGCGAGCCTGACCATTTTCTTTCTAAG TTGACGGTCAACATATCGTCTATGATAGATGAAAAGGGGGGACGTGGATACAGTGGGATCATAAATCCCGGAGAGATACAAATAAGTAGCAGGAGGTATTATCGGTACTTTGGTTCACTAACTGTTCCTCCTTGCACCGAAGAGGTTCTTTGGACCATTAGCAGAAAG ataagaACAGTTTCAAAAGATCAAGTTAAACTACTTCGAAAGGCTGTACACGAT TATGCTGAAAACAATGCAAGACCAATACAACCACTTAATCAACGCCATGTACGATTTTATGGTCCGATCTCAAGATAG
- the LOC122582911 gene encoding alpha carbonic anhydrase 4-like, whose product MRIGSIILSLLIVLLTINVFPNLIYAQEVENEKEFDYIKDGEKGPGKWGKLHKEWSACNKGKMQSPIDLSNERVDIIHKSNKLSRNYKPCPAIIINRGHDIAVHWEGDAGSIEINGTAYELKQAHWHSPSEHTINSRRYSLELHMVHKSTDPNSKHQIAVIGVLYKIGKPNHFLSKLVGNITSLVNQDNKHRDPGVIDPKEIKMSRRRYYNYIGSLTVPPCTEGVIWTISKKVRSVSLDQVKLLREAVHDHAAKNARPLQPHHQRDIQLVGP is encoded by the exons ATGCGCATTGGCTCCATAATTCTGTCTCTACTAATAGTTTTACTTACTATTAATGTCTTTCCCAATTTAATCTATGCCCAAGAAGTAG AAAATGAGAAGGAGTTCGACTATATCAAAGATGGCGAAAAAGGACCTGGAAAATGGGGGAAGCTACACAAAGAATGGTCGGCATGTAACAAGGGCAAAATGCAGTCACCAATTGACTTGTCGAATGAAAGAGTTGATATCATTCACAAATCAAACAAGTTATCGAGGAACTACAAACCATGCCCTGCCATTATCATTAACCGCGGCCACGACATTGCG GTTCATTGGGAGGGCGATGCAGGTTCAATTGAAATAAATGGGACTGCATACGAACTAAAACAAGCCCATTGGCACTCGCCTTCTGAGCATACCATTAACAGTAGAAG ATATTCATTGGAGCTACATATGGTTCACAAGAGCACTGATCCAAACTCCAAACACCAGATAGCAGTCATTGGGGTCCTTTACAAAATTGGAAAGCCTAATCATTTTCTCTCCAAg TTGGTTGGAAACATAACATCATTGGTGAATCAAGATAACAAACACAGAGACCCAGGAGTGATTGATCCAAAAGAAATCAAGATGAGTCGCCGAAGATACTACAACTATATTGGCTCACTCACCGTGCCTCCATGTACCGAAGGTGTCATTTGGACCATTAGCAAAAAG GTGAGGTCTGTGTCGCTAGATCAAGTAAAATTGCTTCGAGAGGCTGTTCACGAT CATGCGGCAAAAAATGCAAGGCCACTACAACCACACCATCAAAGAGACATTCAACTTGTTGGTCCCTAG